The region ACTGGGTGTAATGTATGTTTGAACCTTCTCTGCTAGGAAACCTCTGCTTGGAAATGTCTAAGGGCCCAGAGTTGTAATGAGTAGGAGAGTAGTTTGTTGCCTGGCTCTAGGACTTTGAAGTTGTAATTTGAAGGCTCAGATTTCATTCTGTTCTTCAGTGTTCCAGATACTTTGCCAAACTTAACTTAGTGAAGAGGTTATACAGAGCAAAATAGAGCCTATTAGATATTAGACATTCTAATAATTCATGCTTCTCTAAATAGTCACATACtactttaaaatgctttgtaGATTTGCAGGAAAgcagttggaagagacctctgaaaGCAGGGCTACTGCTAGTGTTAGGTCAGGCTGTCTGTGGCTTTGTCTAGCCAAGTCTTGgggaaaacctccaaggatggagatctctTCCCATGTATCTGGTGACTTGTTCCAGGGCTGCCCCACTGTGCTGGGGAAGCTTTTCCTAATGTCCAACCTGAAGCTCCCAAGCCTTTCTTTGTGGTTGTCTCCCTCTTATCTGATTTGCTCCTGCTGACAAGTGTTGTGTCTTTTGTAACTGCCCCTTCAGTAGTTGTAGACTGTTATTAGATGGCCCCTTACACTCCTCTTTGCCAGACTAAGCAAGCCCAGCTCCCACCAGTTGTCCCTGTGGGAATGCTCTGGGTCCTTTACGCTCTCCGGGCAGCCTATTTCAGGCACAGAGTAGAGGTACTGTGCAGAGTAGAGGGTAACTTCCCTTGATATGCTGGCCATTTATTTCCTTGCATAGCCCAATAGATTGTCAGCCTTGTTCACACTCAGTATGTGCTCTTTGTTCATTTGAGCTGGCTTTTGCTTTAACCCTCAGTTTTtttttagcagagctgcttcactGTTAATGGCTTCTTAGTTTGTACTGATGCATGGAGTTATTTTGTCCCAAGAGTGGAACTTTGCATGTtgtcaaattaaatatttatgtttttaacatgGCATCTGTAGGACGTGGGCTCTGTGGTCTTTCACCTGCTATGTTGAGCAAATTGTACTTTCCAGGacttgacttttttctttggaaCATGAATGATTGCTGTTATTTTGGGTAGTTTCAGAAAGAGACCCTAGCTAACTGGATGCTGGAAAGTTGCATGTTTTCTGACAAATTCCATGCTTCCACCTTACTGGGAATGTTAGTCCATGCTTTCTTCCCCTGCTGCTGAGGAGCTTCACAAATGAAGCTCATCTCACTGCAGGGCAGGTTCCAGTCTGAAGTGGTGAGGTTAATATCTATACTAATTTTCTCTTCCCTAGAGAAAGAAGAGTTGCAGGCTGACCCGCTGCTCTCCTGAAAATGATTGTGGCCTGATTCATTGCCGTGGCCTAGTGTCTCTGGAGCAGTACAGCCTTATTGGGCTGTATACTGAAGCTTTTCCTGTTGCTCTTTTTACAGTGTCTAGGTTGGCTATTCAGTACTATTCCAGTATGCTGCCAAGCCCAGGCCTTTTGAACCAGAGTGGGAAGAAGTAATGGTCTTGGAGAGGAGTAGGGTGGAATCTCTTTGAGATGAGGGAGAGAAGACTTTGGTAAGGCTGGTTGCAGAGAGGATGTGGATTGTTGTTCTGGAAACTCTTGATAGTTGAAAATATTGCAaagatggatggggagctgagaAACAACTGGTCTCGGCTGTACAGTACTGTGGTTGAGAATAGGTAGTATTTTTTAGCAAATATTGATCTGAATTTCTTGAAGTTCCCAGAGAAATGGAAATGATTATGCGTGCCTGTTCTCCTGCATTGACTATTGATGTGGACTAGGCTGTTTCAGGCTGCCCTGAATCTGGAATTTTAGGGGGGCAAATTCATTGTACTACCCAAATGTTAGGGTCTGAATGTAGTTACATTGGTGACTGTTATTCAAAGCTAGTGTATACTTACATTCTTCTAGAGTGGTTAACTGCCACTCAGAATGAGAAACAATTTAGATGTAAAATTCTGCAGAGAGACCTGGAGTTTGGAGATGGTTAGTACAGCTGTGGTTTGGCTTTTTAGCTTCCTTATTCAAAACCCTATGTTGAAATATCATAAGATCATGCTCTGGACATTCAAGGAGACTCAGGAATCCATAAATTGGTATGAATTGATTCTTCTGCTGATGTGAACTATTTTTCTACACAGCTTAGTTGGCTGTTTAGTGAGGTGGTTTTGTTCAATGTTAAGGCGTTTAGTACTTGGCATACAGCAATGTGTGTTAGGCCTAACGTTCCATATTTGTGAAGTGGTAGTAAGGGTCTAGTTGGGCAAAGACTCTTGGAGAATGCCCAAGTTTCCTAAAATGATCAGGAAAGGGTTTTTTCTATCtttacacattaaaaacaaaatggtcCTGGTGTTGCAAAAGGTTTTGCTCCCTCTGGTGGCTCCTGGAGTTGGAATGCTAGGGGTGTTTTCTGGACACTTAGGCCAGTGACAGGTGTTAGTCAACACTTTTTCTAATTATTCAGTGTTTGTGGAGATAAGTCCACTGAAGGGTTTGGGAGAGCTGGTCAAACTCTTACACTCTGGAAGAAGATACGAACAACAAGGAGAAATGAGCTTATAAGAATGTTCAGAAAGGTCTTTCTAGGTGGAGGTAGGTGATGACTGAAAGAAGCATTTGTTCTGTCAAATTTTGTGCCAAATGCCAAGACAGTGAAGCCAATATTTTAATAGCGTGGCAGTGTGGGAGTTCAAGAGTTGTGTGCTGAATGTTTTCTAAACAAGGAAACTGCTCTTTCTGCTGAGtgatccaattttttttcccccctctgcacAGCGTGAGTGCATCTCAGTCCATGTTGGTCAAGCTGGTGTGCAGATTGGAAATGCCTGCTGGGAGCTCTACTGCTTGGAGCATGGCATCCAGCCCAATGGTACCATGCCCAGTGATAAAACCATCGGTGGTGGTGACGACTCCTTCAACACCTTCTTCAGCGAGACTGGTGCAGGAAAACATGTCCCTCGTGCTGTGTTTGTGGACCTTGAACCAGCAGTAATAGGTAAATACAGTGATCCACATGAGGGACTGTAGAACATACTGTAAGATTGGATTCAACTTGGATGTTTTTTGCCTGAGGGTCCTCCTTTTCCAATCCTGCAAAATGCTTTGGGGTTTTAAGTGTTTACTGTGCAAAGCTTGCCTACATCTTCCTAGTGATTCAGCAGATACTTTGCTTTACATTCTTTGAGACTTTGGCAAATAGTGTGTGCTCTAGAGCTGTAAAGAACTTAAAACATTGCCCTCTGCCAATCTGTAGTATTAAATGTATCTTCTGAATATGCCAATACTTGCTCTTCAAGGAACTGACTTTAAACTTTTGAAACAATATCATGGCATAAAATGTGCAGCAGTCAAtaggaactttttaaaaaagaaatatatatcatTAAGTAGATTTCCCCTTGTACAAAGGAATGATTCCTGTGCCTTTCCAAAACTGTTTTCTACTTCATCTCTGTAGCTTGAATAGCACTTGCAGAAATGAATCTTCAGTTGCTATCCTAAATTCAGGGGCCTCCAAACCTTTACAGACTTGAGGCCTGATTTAAATTGTGATTAAATTTTTTCCCTAGTATACCCATGTTTTGAACAGTACAAATTCTTGCATGTCAACTCCATGTTACCTGATCTTTGAAAAACAATCTGCTCTTATCCCGGCTCTGGCAATGCTGGTGTTTATAGTGTTCAGTCCACATCTGCCACTGGCTAATCCATGGCATCAGGGATGTGCCCAGCCTGATGTGAGCCCCCTGTTTCACAAGCCCTTCTTCCATTTGTCATCAGTCTTGTCTTTGCTTTCATCAATCTCTGTGTGCCTGTAAAGTCATTCTGTTGGAGCCAGTTTCATGGCTGCCTTGTCTGAAGCAGTGATTCTGGGCTCTCAGAAGTTCTGCATTGCCTGTGCTGGTGCAGTTACTGTGTTTCTTTCTATAATGCATAAAGAGTTGGGAAGGGGAGATCAGTGACTAGGCTTAGGCTATTCTTGTATACCCAGACAGAGCGTCTTGACGCTTGTTTCATTTTAGTGCTCCAAACCACTTTGTGTGCCTGTTATAGTAGGGAACTTCTATAGGAGAGAAGTGTTGAACAGGTAAAGGGTGGGAGTGTCAGACTTTGAAATAGCCAAAACACCACCTGACCCTGCTCTTTATTGTTCCCAGTAGGTGCTGTGGGCCAGGCACTCCTGTTTTCCTGAGCCCATGGCTGTTGCTTCGGCTGGCCAGGTGGTGGCTCTAAGCAACCAGAAGAGGCTGAGAAATTGAGGCAAGGGAGAGCAGGTGGTGGAACTTACCCTGCCTCTAGGGTAATAGCTGATGAGTCTTGGGACAAATGGTAAAAGGCAGGATTTCCTCATTTGCTAATGAGGGAAGCAGTGTATGGGAGACAGGCGAAAGATTTGTCTTATGAAATACTTGGTAATACTATGAAGGATGGGCTTTCTGTTACAAAGGTTACATTTTGTGCCTGTCTGAGGACCTGCCTTCTTTCTTTATTCCCTCcctttttatatgaaaattattGATTTTACTTTCTGGGCTACATGGTGGTTCTCATACACATGCAGCATGGCTATGCACTATGTTTACAAAAAGCCTATTGTGCATACACAAGGGAGCTTCTGGATAGATGCCGTCCTTAACGAAAGCAGCAAGTTTGTTCCGTTTGTTACACTAGTTCTGTGTAGGATGTATAAAATACCATCAAACTTGCCACCAAGAAATAGGGCAGTTGCATGTCTGAGAATTTGACGTGTCTTTGAATCTTCCCCGATTAGACTTAACATGAAAGGATGGCATATCCAGAGAATAGGTTCAGTTGGAGATTATATTAGCGTCTTCCGGTGCACTTTCATAGTGCAAGACTTAGAGGTTAAGTCTGAAAGTTTGATACTTCCCCAGAACCGTTTTGACTCATGTTGGCCCCTCCTGCTGCTGTAGTtgcatgctttttccttttaCCCATGGATCTCCTTTACTTTAATGGTAATGCAAAGCATCTTAAACATCTGTGTTTTGAATTATGCTGACTTCTCCAAATTGTATTCTGGTGTAGTCTTAGAAATGTTTTAGAGTATTGGATTACAAACTGCAGTGGTAGCTGGTCAGCCCAAATTGGTTCAAATAGTAACTGTGTTTTTAAATCTTGAATTATGCTTATCTTTAAGTCTTGCTGGCTCACTTTCAGATTAAAAACAATATATGCCAGGAGACAACTTCATCTCTACTTAGTAAAGCTGTCTTGGCTTTCTACCTGACTTCAATTAAAAGATGTAGTGCTGCATTACCGTACAGCTGAAGAATGGCTTGAGCTAAACGAGGGACAATGCGGAGTTATCTTTGTCCCTTTGTGATAGGACAAATTGTTAGATTGCTAGATGTGACTAGCAATGACTAGGGGGATGTTCTGTGTGCATTCATATGGCTTCTTTCTTACACTGACAATTATGCTGAAATTTTTTGCTGTAGCAGTACTCAGATTACTGGCATCTCTAAAGGAGCATCTCCTGTTACTCTTGAACATTCTTTTCTACTCTTGGCAGAAAGTACAATcaagagaaatagagaaagggAGAGATTAAGTGAGATGGGCAGTGACTGCCCACTGCTGCAGAAGCAATAGGCAACAGCCTGGAGGGCTTGGAAAATATTGGGGAAGAGCAATATTTCAGATGCTACTGATCTGGAGCCTGGGCCTTAAGTGAAGATTTATAAACTATAGAAAAGGGTTTCTGTTGATgcacttttgcttttaaattgctcTGGCAGGACAAAAATAAGTTCAACTTACATGGATAGGCTAGGGCATGATTCTTAAGCAGTAGCTTAATTTCCTCGGGGATTCAACACTTAGCTGTAGTGGGTATTATATATCACTGATAGGTAGAAATAAAGCTACTTTTTATTTCTAGATATGGGTTTGGATACCTTATTCTGGACCTCCTCAGAAGTTTGAAAAACATGGTCTGTGTAGAAACTAAATGACTATAAAAAGTATATTCATCATGTCTCCCCAGATGAAGTTAGGAATGGGACATACAAGCAACTCTTTCATCCTGAACAACTGATATCTGGTAAAGAAGATGCTGCAAACAACTATGCTCGAGGTCACTACACGGTTGGAAAAGAGATCATTGATTTGGTCCTAGAGCGTATCAGGAAACTGGTAAGACTTTTCTGCACCGAAGGCTCTCCAAACTACTGTAGCCTGTTTTACAGGATTTGGAAATTAGGTTCTCAAATACAGGCCTGATGAGACacctaaaaattttttttagctttgcgTTCAACTTAGTAAAGGGAGGACTGAGTGTTTTCGTAATTATTCTGATTTGCGTAGCTCATGCTGGAAGAGGATTGGTCTCTAGCTGGGGCTCTTGAAAGGAAATTTAAATAAGGGTGTTTGCTTTTGTGGCTtggatttttgtttgcatttccttttattgtAATCCTAGATTCTATTTTATGGTAACAATGGTGGAAAGGGGGAATAAATCTCAGGAAGTTGTGATGTTTCAGGCTACACAGTTCTTTGATCATGTGGCAAATTTATGAAGGTCTAAGTTAGGTTGCAGTTCCTTTTTAGGGCAGCTGTCCTGTACTGAGTACTTTTTCAGCAATGTATTCTCATTGCAGAAAATAAATCCAGGGCTTGCTTCTGCTTTAATATGGAATACTAAATGAGTCAttgaaaaataaaccttttgcAGGTGAAAACTTGTTTTATGCTCAACATCTAGCTTTAGAGATGATGTCTCAGCAAAGTGCTTTACAGATAAGTCTGTAGTAGTCTGTATTCTGAATTAGGAAATGCTGTCCCAATTTCCTTTTACACAGTAGCTGTTGATTCCCAGGACAGACAGGGAGTAGAAGCTGAGCATCACGTGGCACTCCTTTCTGGGGAGAATGTAGTCTAGTTTCTTCAGCTGAGAAGAACCAGAATGGCAACATAATAATTTTGTCTGCTTATTCCCCTGGACTCAGTAATGTGCTTGCAATTCTTATAGGACTATAACAACAGTTCCTGGACAATGTAGTGTTAATACCTTTTGGGCTGGTAGGGAATGTCACATTATAAGGGTTAGAATTCTATAATACTTTGAAAATTATTGTTTTACTGGGTCAATGTTAAATGGCCTTCTCCTGAGAACAGAGGCTAGATCAAGTTCTAAGGTAGTATTTAAAATGGAGAGGTCCCTTTCCAATAAGGAGAGGACTTAAAAGACCCAATAATACAAGTCTGGAATGTTTTTTGTGGAGCATGTTCTTGATTACCAATAGAGGAATCAAATTCAGTGTTATTTTCCTGAAACGTGGACAGTTGGTATATGTCAGAATTTGCACTTGGTTCCTTCATGAATTTCAGATAGGCTTCTTGTGAGATTCTGAATGTCTAGGCACGGTTGCTGTAATAcatgtatttctgcttttttttcagtctgatcaGTGCACTGGCTTGCAGGGTTTCCTGATTTTCCACAGTTTTGGGGGAGGCACTGGCTCAGGTTTTACTTCTCTGCTGATGGAGCGCCTGTCAGTCgactatggaaaaaaatcaaaattggagTTTGCCATCTACCCTGCACCACAGGTCTCGACAGCTGTTGTTGAGCCATACAACTCCATCCTGACTACCCACACCACTTTGGAGCATTCCGACTGTGCCTTTATGGTTGACAATGAGGCCATCTATGACATTTGCCGCAGGAATCTGGACATTGAACGCCCGACCTACACCAATCTCAATCGCCTCATTGGTCAAATAGTTTCTTCCATTACTGCTTCCCTCAGATTTGATGGTGCCTTAAATGTGGATCTTACTGAATTTCAAACTAACTTGGTGCCTTACCCTCGTATCCACTTCCCATTGGTAACATACTCCCCAATTATTTCGGCAGAGAAAGCCTATCATGAGCAACTGTCTGTGTCTGAGATAACCAATGCTTGCTTTGAGCCATCCAATCAGATGGTGAAGTGTGACCCTCGCCATGGCAAGTACATGGCCTGTTGTATGCTGTATCGTGGGGATGTTGTCCCCAAGGATGTTAATGCTGCTATTGCTGCTATCAAAACCAAGCGCACAATCCAGTTTGTGGACTGGTGCCCTACTGGTTTTAAGGCAAGTCTCAGTTGCGTCGTCCTGAATTTTGTGTACAGACTTCTTGCTGACTGTCGTTATGGGCTTATCAAGTATGTTTTCTCATTAAGATATTCTGGAGGTACCTAATCTGTATTTTGAGAGATGGAGGCTTATGTTCCTATACAGAGCTTTTCCTCAGAAGTGAAACGTTCTATTCAGCTACTGTTGTCTGAATTTTTTGATTACTCATTGTCAAACGCTACAAAAAGTCactgtcttttctgcttttcatgtAGGTTGGCATCAATTACCAGCCACCAACAGTGGTTCCTGGTGGTGACCTAGCCAAAGTGCAGCGTGCGGTGTGCATGCTGAGCAACACTACAGCCATTGCTGAGGCGTGGGCTCGTCTGGACCACAAGTTTGATCTGATGTATGCCAAACGTGCCTTTGTTCACTGGTATGTTGGTGAAGGGATGGAGGAGGGAGAATTCTCAGAGGCTCGGGAAGACTTGGCTGCACTTGAGAAGGATTATGAAGAAGTGGGCACAGACTCAATGGATGGAGAAGATGAAGGTGAAGAATATTAAATACCAAAGTGAATTGCAGGTCTTTGCCATTTTACTGCCTTTTCAGCAGCAGTGTAAATCATGTCAAAAGATGGGAATAAACTTCTTTGAGACAACTGCTAGTGTCCAAACACTATGTACATTCACAAACTGTATACAAGTAGTAAAAAGTCTGGCATAATGATAGAATTTGCTTCTGAGAAGACTACTAAAGAAAATTATAGTGTAATTGGACCAGTTCTGAAGGTATTGCTACTCTTAAGAGCAAATAGTGTGCATTCGACCCCAGAATCCCACAATGAAACAAATGTGGTAAAGCTTTTGCTGAAAGATTAGGAATTTTAGCTTAATGTAACGCTGTTGCTATAATAGCTATTTTTTCAGAGCTCTAAAGCTAGAGTCAGTCACATAAGAGGCAACAGGAACTGACCTTGTGTTACCTGTAAGAAGAGATGAAACACCTCTAAAGCCAAAGGCTACTTAAGTTAGTCTTCTCCTATACTTGGCTTAGCGCGAGCCAGTGATTTAGGAATGCAGTAAGCTAAAAGTGGAAGAGATGCCCAAGAAAGGATGTGCTGTAGCATAAGGAATCTACTGCTTCCCCTTGTCAGGGCCTCTGCCACCAGTGCCCTGGGCCACACCTTGTCTTCCCACAAAATGAACATAGCCCCTGTCTGCCGGCTTCCTGTGGAATCAACCTTTGGCCTGAAGCTCATTCCTAGAGCAAGCTGACATCTTCCTTGCTTGGGGGCACAGGGCATGCTGATTTACAAACCAGATAACTTTGCTATTTCTAATGTACTTAGAGGTAGGTGATTCGGAAGAAACCTTCCCACAGAACTAGCAGAGGTAGAACGTCCAAAGGTGTTGAGACAATGCTTGAATACTTTGTATGATACCAAAGTCTGATTACAAGAGACTAGATTTTGAGCTGGAGAATATCTTCCAGTCCTATTTCAACCTTATTTTCTTTCCGGTTTAATAGTTGTGTGTGATTCAGGCCAAGCTTTGAAGCTTGTTAGTTGATGAAGAGGAGCATACCTGCTTAGCAGAAGTTTATGAAAAATGTCTCAACTTCCTTCTGTATGGGAAATCTACAGTGATCAGATAATGCAGTATTTGACTTAAGTTAATAAAATGGAATTATTTAGCCCTAACCTCAGTTCTAGCTGTGACTTGGGTACCCTTGTTCTACTAGATGGGAGTATCATTTTTAATTTAGACTAACAGGTCAGTTCTGACTGAAGTTCTAGCAGATTAGGCTATTCTGTTAGAACTGGCCATGAAAAGCAGAACTACTCTTGTGTTCAGTTAGTGTGTTGCTTATGTTCTTACAGCCATGGGGTCAATTGACTGCCTCTGGTTTAAAATTCATCTGGTCAGTTTAATACAGATGTAGGGAACAATCCTCAGGCTTTATAACCTAGGTCAGCTGCTCACACTGTCATGTCAGCTGTGATCTTGTGCTGAAAATAGATGTTGTATAGGAACAAAAGCAGTTCATGTGTCTATTGACATCCTGGCTAGAGCAGTATAGGATGTGAAGGCTAGGCTCAACTGTGACAGTGTTGCATTCTCTTAGGTAAATCTTTCATTAACAGCGTGTTGCATCTATCTTATGCCTCTTGCTACTCGGCTTAGCTGAGCATGTCAGAAGCAAATGAGAATCTCACTCAACCTTCAGCTTGTGTTTATTTTCCAGAGTAGATATTGCCCAAGTATAAAGTGTTTCAGGTCAGGTTGAACAACTTATTTTCCTGATTACTAGATGCTTAAGCAAATGTGCTAGATGTAAACCAAGAGATGGTCACATTCATTGCAAGTCAGATCACTTCATTTCTGTGCGTATATTTAGATTTCTAAAGCAATGGCAGTGCTCATTTGAGGAGTATGCAAAGACTGATGCCTTGCAGGTATCTAGGTCTTCAGTGTGAAATCTCACATTACCAGTAGATCATGAAAAGTGCCACATGGTTGCTGATGCCAGCACCATAACTGCGTTTAGAACTTgtgcatgccagggtgctgtgtaGGACGGGACTTTTGAACTGGCCTTCAGTGCAGTCTTCCAGTGATGACTTGGCTCTTGTGCCTGGAACTTACTTCATGCTTTGAGGCCTGCGTGCTTGCTGTTTCCTGCTGATGGTGTCTGTATTCTGTTGTACATGTGGATTACCCTTATTTAGGACACTGCTTATGTGATGGGAATTAGCTTGTAATGTGTCAAAATGTTTTTGCTGGGCATGAACAGTGATCAGTTTGTGCAGGATGCAGCACTTGGTGGCCTTTTTGTTAAAAGGACTGTGCATATTGAATGCTGAGCTCTTTGAAAAACCTGGACTGACTAGAGGATGAAATGTCATTCAGAGTAGGTATTGGAATGTATCTTGATGCattatgcttttaatttttaaagataacatGGAATGCTACTTTAAGAAGATGGTAAACTGAAACACAAGCCTCCACTGGTAGGAAAAGTAAAAGGCTTGACAAGAGATGCTGTCACCTGTTAATGCTGGACTGATACTGAAAGTAAACTACATTCACAGTCTGCATCAAActcatattttctttatattagtATTAAGCAACACTGCATTGCATTAGTTAGTGAGCAGTTAACTCTGTCAGTGTAGGCATACACTTAGCTAAGATAGGGCTGTCTTCCTCAGTCATGAAGCAAGATCAGTTTTAGCAAGATTTTCCTGCTGTAATTATCTTGGCTTCAACTAGCTGCTGAAATCCTTAAACATGTTATAATTACTGGCTGTATGATTGAATTAACAAATGGGTGGTTCATTCTGATTTCCTGAAGTGTAGAGGGGATTCTGTGCTGAATTAAAATCTTGAGCACAAGACTACCTGAAATTTGTGGAAGCAGAGGTTAGCCTTCACTTCTAAAAGAAAATAGTTCCTTTGCGCTATGttgcaaaatccttttttaattctaaacttTAAACATGCTTTAATTGAtaagaaaaatctgcatgcttcTGCTTTGAAAACTATCATGTGCCTATTTGCAGTGGCACAAGTTCAGCCATTATCTAGTGGTAACTAAATATATCTTTGCCTATGTAGTGACACAGCTTTCTTCCAGAAGTGAA is a window of Struthio camelus isolate bStrCam1 chromosome 24, bStrCam1.hap1, whole genome shotgun sequence DNA encoding:
- the LOC104139265 gene encoding tubulin alpha-1C chain codes for the protein MRECISVHVGQAGVQIGNACWELYCLEHGIQPNGTMPSDKTIGGGDDSFNTFFSETGAGKHVPRAVFVDLEPAVIDEVRNGTYKQLFHPEQLISGKEDAANNYARGHYTVGKEIIDLVLERIRKLSDQCTGLQGFLIFHSFGGGTGSGFTSLLMERLSVDYGKKSKLEFAIYPAPQVSTAVVEPYNSILTTHTTLEHSDCAFMVDNEAIYDICRRNLDIERPTYTNLNRLIGQIVSSITASLRFDGALNVDLTEFQTNLVPYPRIHFPLVTYSPIISAEKAYHEQLSVSEITNACFEPSNQMVKCDPRHGKYMACCMLYRGDVVPKDVNAAIAAIKTKRTIQFVDWCPTGFKVGINYQPPTVVPGGDLAKVQRAVCMLSNTTAIAEAWARLDHKFDLMYAKRAFVHWYVGEGMEEGEFSEAREDLAALEKDYEEVGTDSMDGEDEGEEY